A part of Streptomyces sp. NBC_01210 genomic DNA contains:
- a CDS encoding ABC transporter permease: MTAVVTAPAKEAAAPEHTLRTLLRHRVKGKLLLLAVAALVLIPVGIALWGSGSWPGGLTLDVSGPLDDANQWVIDNRETHPLFLYFLLHFSNTAVDAVDGVYRFLDAMGWPGVLAAGVLFAWRAAGLGRCGVKVAATAFGAFAVCGLLGMWDATLLTIALMVVAVAVATLLGVLIGLAAGLSDRFDRALRPVLDTMQVLPAFAYLLPFVLVFGTGTPAALFCTVIYAAPPMARLTALGLRGADPAVLEASASLGASGWQRLRTARLPLARKQMLLGLNQTIMMALSMVVIAALVGAGGLGEEVYSALSTVDVGKALAAGIPIVLIAIWLDRTTAAAGDRIGESAPGGGLLHGRSAWVLVFAGVVAAEAGRLAVGKAWPEGWTYDISTPVNKAQDWITENLSSGVPVLGGTEVWSEHFTLWILNPLRDALLWLPWWSVLLLVAAVAWLVGTWATALTATVSMAAIGVLGVWAKSLDTLSQVLAALVLTLFLGVLAGIFCARAGRLERWLRPVLDAMQTMPQFVYLIPVVALFGVTRASAIIAAVVYALPAVVRITTQGLREVNPAALEASRSLGASTRQQLLQVQLPLARPALQLAVNQGVVLVLAVVVVGGLVGGGALGYDVVKGLSRGEMGIGMTAGVAIVCLGLVLDRITQSTTRKTD, from the coding sequence ATGACGGCCGTCGTCACCGCCCCCGCCAAGGAAGCGGCCGCACCCGAACACACCCTCCGGACCCTGCTGCGCCACCGGGTCAAGGGCAAGCTTCTGCTGCTCGCCGTCGCCGCGCTGGTGCTCATACCTGTCGGCATCGCGCTGTGGGGCAGCGGCAGCTGGCCCGGCGGGCTGACGCTCGACGTCTCCGGGCCGCTCGACGACGCCAACCAGTGGGTCATCGACAACCGCGAGACCCACCCTCTTTTCCTCTACTTCCTGCTCCACTTCTCCAACACCGCCGTGGACGCCGTCGACGGGGTCTACCGGTTCCTGGACGCCATGGGCTGGCCGGGTGTCCTGGCCGCCGGTGTGCTGTTCGCCTGGCGGGCCGCCGGGCTCGGGCGGTGCGGGGTCAAGGTCGCGGCGACCGCGTTCGGGGCGTTCGCCGTGTGCGGGCTGCTCGGGATGTGGGACGCCACCCTGCTCACCATCGCGCTGATGGTCGTCGCGGTGGCCGTCGCCACGCTGCTCGGCGTGCTGATCGGTCTGGCGGCCGGGCTGTCCGACCGTTTCGACCGGGCGCTGCGGCCGGTGCTGGACACCATGCAGGTGCTGCCCGCCTTCGCGTATCTGCTGCCCTTCGTGCTGGTCTTCGGCACCGGCACGCCCGCCGCGCTCTTCTGCACGGTGATCTACGCAGCCCCGCCGATGGCCCGTCTCACGGCACTCGGACTGCGCGGCGCCGACCCCGCCGTGCTCGAGGCCTCCGCGTCGCTCGGCGCGAGCGGCTGGCAGCGGCTGCGAACGGCGAGGCTGCCGCTCGCCCGCAAGCAGATGCTCCTCGGCCTCAACCAGACGATCATGATGGCTCTCTCGATGGTCGTCATCGCGGCCCTCGTCGGCGCCGGCGGACTCGGCGAGGAGGTGTACTCGGCGCTCTCCACCGTCGACGTCGGCAAGGCGCTCGCCGCCGGCATCCCGATCGTGCTGATCGCGATCTGGCTGGACCGTACGACGGCCGCGGCAGGCGACCGTATCGGCGAGAGTGCGCCGGGCGGCGGCCTGCTGCACGGCCGGTCAGCGTGGGTGCTGGTGTTCGCCGGTGTCGTCGCCGCGGAGGCGGGGCGGCTGGCGGTCGGCAAGGCCTGGCCGGAGGGCTGGACGTACGACATCTCCACGCCCGTCAACAAGGCCCAGGACTGGATCACCGAGAACCTCTCCTCCGGCGTCCCGGTCCTCGGCGGTACGGAGGTGTGGTCGGAGCACTTCACGCTCTGGATCCTCAACCCCCTGCGCGACGCCCTGCTCTGGCTGCCGTGGTGGTCCGTACTGCTGCTGGTGGCCGCTGTGGCCTGGCTGGTCGGCACCTGGGCGACCGCGCTGACCGCCACGGTCTCGATGGCGGCGATCGGCGTACTCGGGGTCTGGGCGAAGTCGCTCGACACGCTCTCGCAGGTGCTCGCGGCGCTCGTCCTGACGCTCTTCCTGGGTGTCCTCGCGGGCATCTTCTGCGCGCGGGCCGGACGTCTGGAGCGCTGGTTGCGGCCCGTGCTCGACGCCATGCAGACCATGCCGCAGTTCGTGTATCTCATCCCGGTGGTCGCGCTGTTCGGCGTCACCCGCGCCTCGGCGATCATCGCGGCTGTCGTCTATGCGCTGCCCGCCGTCGTACGCATCACGACGCAGGGTCTGCGCGAGGTGAACCCGGCCGCGCTGGAGGCTTCCCGCTCGCTCGGCGCGTCGACCCGGCAGCAACTCCTCCAGGTGCAGCTGCCGCTCGCCCGCCCGGCGCTCCAGCTCGCCGTCAACCAGGGTGTGGTGCTGGTCCTCGCCGTGGTTGTCGTCGGCGGCCTGGTCGGCGGCGGCGCGCTCGGCTACGACGTCGTGAAGGGCCTCTCCCGGGGCGAGATGGGCATCGGGATGACAGCCGGAGTCGCGATCGTCTGCCTCGGTCTCGTACTGGACCGGATCACGCAGTCCACCACCCGCAAGACCGACTGA
- a CDS encoding ABC transporter substrate-binding protein, protein MRTLRTTTAVVSALGILTLSACGAADTGKKDVGGKKSVTLTVPSWVGAQANTAVAAYILKKELRYTVKTQQMGEVLAWDALSKGDIDAIMEDWGHPKEEKQYVATKKTVVKGGDLGVTGHIGWFVPKYYADKNPEVTDATKLNKFAKDFKTAESGDKGEILEGSPDYVTNDDALIKNLKLDLKTTYSGSEAAQITAMKKYAKEKKPFLTYWWTPQWLNAQIDMVEVKLPEYQAGCDADPKKIACAYPNTPLQKYFNADFAKNGGEAAEFLRNFKWTTAQQNEVALMIAGEKMSPEAAAEKWVKANESTWKAWLPKK, encoded by the coding sequence ATGCGCACCCTCCGTACCACCACCGCTGTTGTCAGTGCCCTCGGAATCCTCACTCTCAGCGCGTGCGGCGCTGCCGACACCGGCAAGAAGGACGTGGGCGGCAAGAAGTCCGTGACGCTGACCGTCCCGTCCTGGGTCGGCGCCCAGGCCAACACGGCCGTCGCCGCCTACATCCTGAAGAAGGAGCTGCGCTACACCGTCAAGACCCAGCAGATGGGCGAGGTCCTCGCCTGGGACGCGCTCTCCAAGGGCGACATCGACGCGATCATGGAGGACTGGGGGCACCCCAAGGAGGAGAAGCAGTACGTCGCGACGAAGAAGACCGTAGTCAAGGGCGGCGACCTCGGCGTCACCGGACACATCGGCTGGTTCGTGCCGAAGTACTACGCGGACAAGAACCCCGAGGTCACGGACGCCACGAAGCTCAACAAATTCGCCAAGGACTTCAAGACCGCGGAGAGCGGCGACAAGGGTGAGATCCTCGAGGGTTCGCCGGACTACGTCACCAACGACGACGCGCTCATCAAGAACCTGAAGCTGGACCTCAAGACCACCTACTCGGGCTCCGAGGCCGCGCAGATCACCGCGATGAAGAAGTACGCCAAGGAGAAGAAGCCGTTCCTGACGTACTGGTGGACCCCGCAGTGGCTGAACGCCCAGATCGACATGGTCGAGGTCAAGCTGCCGGAGTACCAGGCGGGTTGTGACGCGGACCCGAAGAAGATCGCCTGCGCCTACCCGAACACGCCGCTGCAGAAGTACTTCAACGCCGACTTCGCCAAGAACGGCGGCGAGGCGGCGGAGTTCCTGAGGAACTTCAAGTGGACGACCGCGCAGCAGAACGAGGTCGCGCTGATGATCGCCGGCGAGAAGATGTCGCCGGAGGCGGCGGCCGAGAAGTGGGTCAAGGCGAACGAGTCGACCTGGAAGGCCTGGCTCCCGAAGAAGTAG
- a CDS encoding carboxymuconolactone decarboxylase family protein, translating to MTTNGNTSYAHEHTPRLQIGQLAPEVYKAMAKLDAAARQGVDPVLLELVRIRASQINHCAFCLDMHTKDALAAGGSVERIIQLSAWEESRHFYTEKEIAAIELTEAVTVLTDGFVTDEVYENAAKHFDEKELAQLISAITVINAWNRIGVSTRLVPGHYTPGQFKH from the coding sequence ATGACGACGAACGGGAACACGTCCTACGCCCACGAGCACACCCCCCGTCTCCAGATCGGACAGCTCGCCCCCGAGGTCTACAAGGCCATGGCCAAGCTGGACGCGGCCGCCCGGCAGGGCGTCGACCCGGTCCTCCTCGAGCTGGTGAGGATCCGCGCCTCGCAGATCAACCACTGCGCCTTCTGCCTCGATATGCACACCAAGGACGCCCTCGCGGCGGGCGGGTCGGTGGAGCGGATCATCCAGCTCAGCGCGTGGGAGGAGTCGCGGCACTTCTACACCGAGAAGGAGATCGCGGCGATCGAGCTGACGGAGGCCGTGACCGTCCTGACCGACGGCTTTGTGACGGACGAGGTCTACGAGAACGCCGCGAAGCATTTCGACGAGAAGGAGCTGGCCCAGCTGATCTCCGCGATCACGGTCATCAACGCCTGGAACCGCATCGGCGTGTCGACCCGCCTGGTCCCCGGCCACTACACGCCCGGCCAGTTCAAGCACTGA
- the pdxR gene encoding MocR-like pyridoxine biosynthesis transcription factor PdxR, with translation MTDSWATFGADLHVEVRGSGLRSGLMDALREAVRTGRLAPGTRLPSSRSLAVDLGIARNTVADAYGELVAEGWLTAQQGSGTRVARRAAPRKPQAGVVRARPPHRRPTYSLHAGTPDLASFPRAEWLKAARRALTAAPHEAFGYGDSRGRIELRTVLADYLARARGVYADPERIVICSGFVHGLMLMGKVLRQRRVREVAVESYGLDVHWNLLTEAGLRTPALPFDELGSQTGELAALRGVGAVLMTPAHQFPMGVPLHPDRRAAAVDWARGSGGLILEDDYDGEFRYDRQPVGALQGLDPERVVYMGTASKSLAPGLRLAWMVLPDELVGEVIEAKGSVDWVSSALDQLTLAEFIASGAYDRHVRGMRLRYRRRRDQLVRALAERAPDIRVSGIAAGLHAVLELPPGTEGSVIQAAAWQGLAVEGVSRFRHKDAPTGRDALVVGYATPADSGWAGALDALCRALP, from the coding sequence ATGACGGATTCCTGGGCCACTTTCGGTGCCGATCTGCATGTCGAGGTGCGCGGCTCCGGGCTGCGATCGGGCCTGATGGACGCGTTGCGGGAGGCCGTGCGCACCGGGCGGCTGGCGCCCGGGACCAGGCTGCCGTCCTCGCGCTCGCTCGCCGTCGACCTGGGCATCGCCCGTAATACCGTCGCCGACGCGTACGGGGAGCTGGTCGCCGAAGGGTGGCTCACGGCGCAGCAGGGCTCGGGGACGCGGGTGGCCAGACGAGCCGCGCCGAGGAAACCGCAGGCGGGCGTGGTCAGAGCCCGGCCGCCCCACCGCCGCCCCACCTACAGCTTGCATGCCGGCACCCCCGACCTGGCCTCCTTTCCGCGCGCGGAGTGGCTGAAGGCGGCTCGCCGGGCGCTGACCGCCGCGCCCCACGAGGCCTTCGGATACGGCGATTCACGCGGGCGCATCGAGCTGCGGACCGTACTGGCCGACTATCTGGCACGGGCGCGCGGTGTGTACGCGGACCCCGAGCGCATCGTCATCTGCTCCGGCTTCGTACACGGGCTGATGCTGATGGGGAAGGTACTGAGACAGCGGCGGGTGCGGGAGGTCGCCGTCGAGTCGTACGGGCTCGATGTGCACTGGAACCTGCTGACCGAGGCGGGTCTGCGAACGCCTGCGCTGCCCTTCGACGAACTGGGTTCGCAGACGGGTGAGTTGGCTGCGCTGCGCGGGGTGGGCGCCGTGCTGATGACGCCCGCGCACCAGTTCCCGATGGGGGTTCCGCTCCACCCCGACCGGCGCGCGGCCGCCGTCGACTGGGCGCGCGGGTCGGGCGGGCTGATCCTGGAGGACGACTACGACGGGGAGTTCCGCTACGACCGGCAGCCGGTGGGCGCGCTCCAGGGCCTGGACCCGGAGCGGGTGGTCTATATGGGCACGGCGAGCAAATCGCTGGCGCCGGGGCTGCGGCTCGCCTGGATGGTGCTGCCCGACGAACTGGTCGGGGAGGTCATCGAGGCGAAGGGCTCCGTCGACTGGGTGTCGAGTGCGCTGGACCAACTGACGCTCGCGGAGTTCATCGCCTCGGGCGCGTACGACCGCCATGTTCGGGGAATGCGGCTGCGCTACCGCAGAAGGCGCGACCAGCTCGTCCGGGCGCTGGCGGAGCGTGCGCCGGACATCCGGGTCAGCGGCATCGCCGCCGGGCTGCACGCGGTGCTCGAACTGCCGCCGGGCACGGAGGGCTCCGTGATCCAGGCGGCGGCGTGGCAGGGCCTGGCGGTGGAGGGTGTTTCGCGCTTCCGCCACAAGGACGCGCCGACGGGGAGGGACGCGCTGGTGGTGGGGTATGCGACGCCGGCGGACAGCGGCTGGGCGGGGGCACTGGACGCGCTGTGCCGGGCGCTGCCGTGA
- a CDS encoding DMT family transporter — translation MICALGSAVCYGTASVLQAVAARAAEPGTGSGVDPALLLRALRQWRYVAGLALDALGFVLQIVALRSIPIYAVGAALAASLAVTAVVAARLLDVRLSRTEWAAVAVVCAGLAMLGLSSGEEGDRAGSPALAWAMLGVALAVLLVGAVAGRLPDKPRALVLGLGAGFGFGVVEVAVRLIDTVSLPEVLTNPALYALLLGGGAAFLLLTSALQRGSVTTATAGMVIGETIGPALVGVVWLGDRTREGLAWLAVTGFVVAVAGALALARFGEPPAPSEAPEAAAP, via the coding sequence ATGATCTGCGCACTCGGTTCGGCGGTCTGCTACGGCACGGCCTCCGTCCTCCAGGCCGTCGCCGCCCGCGCCGCTGAACCCGGCACCGGCTCCGGTGTCGACCCGGCGCTGCTGCTGCGGGCGCTGCGCCAGTGGCGCTATGTCGCCGGACTCGCCCTGGACGCCCTCGGCTTCGTCCTTCAGATCGTCGCGCTGCGCTCCATCCCCATCTACGCCGTCGGCGCGGCGCTCGCCGCCAGCCTCGCGGTCACCGCCGTGGTCGCCGCCCGCCTCCTCGATGTCCGTCTGAGCCGGACCGAATGGGCCGCGGTGGCCGTGGTCTGCGCGGGTCTGGCCATGCTGGGCCTCTCATCGGGCGAGGAGGGCGACCGCGCCGGATCGCCCGCGCTGGCCTGGGCGATGCTCGGCGTCGCGCTCGCCGTACTCCTCGTCGGCGCGGTCGCGGGCCGCCTCCCCGACAAGCCGCGCGCCCTGGTCCTCGGCCTCGGCGCGGGCTTCGGCTTCGGGGTGGTCGAGGTCGCGGTCCGCCTGATCGACACGGTCTCCCTGCCCGAGGTCCTCACCAACCCGGCCCTGTACGCACTGCTGCTCGGCGGCGGCGCGGCGTTCCTGCTGCTCACCTCCGCCCTGCAGCGCGGCTCGGTGACGACGGCCACGGCGGGCATGGTGATCGGCGAGACGATCGGCCCGGCGCTGGTGGGCGTGGTGTGGCTCGGCGACCGGACCCGCGAGGGCCTGGCGTGGCTGGCAGTCACGGGGTTCGTGGTGGCGGTTGCGGGTGCGTTGGCTCTGGCACGGTTCGGCGAGCCGCCCGCGCCTTCGGAGGCACCCGAGGCTGCGGCCCCCTGA
- a CDS encoding glutathionylspermidine synthase family protein → MKRHIIEPRPGWQQIVEEQGLIYPLTRYPDGSLRPYWDESAYYEFSLPEVEALEEVVEELHAMCLAAAAHIVQHDRFADLGITDPRLASLIGESWRRRDELPSVYGRFDLRYDGTGPAKMLEYNADTPTSLVEAASPQWFWMEDRFPGADQWNSLHERLVDAWKRQVPLLPPGPLHFVHSDGDELGEDLMTVAYLRETAEQAGLVTEALSVERIGWDRLSGRFVDDRLRFIRSCFKLYPWEWLATDRFGPYVLDTLDNGGGTGTTCWIEPAWKMLLSNKALLAILWELNPGHPNLLPAYLDGPRELAAERGYVAKPLLGREGAGVTIHEPGAEPLLRDEPCCYQELAPLPDFDGNRVVLGAWVVGDEAAGLGIRESAGLVTDEYARFLPHVIL, encoded by the coding sequence ATGAAGCGTCACATCATCGAGCCCCGCCCCGGCTGGCAGCAGATCGTCGAGGAACAGGGCCTCATCTACCCGCTCACCCGCTACCCGGACGGCTCGCTGCGCCCGTACTGGGACGAGAGCGCGTACTACGAATTCTCGCTGCCCGAGGTCGAGGCGCTGGAAGAGGTCGTCGAGGAACTGCACGCCATGTGCCTGGCCGCGGCCGCGCACATCGTCCAGCACGACCGCTTCGCCGACCTCGGCATCACCGACCCGAGACTCGCCTCGCTGATAGGCGAGTCCTGGCGGAGGCGGGATGAACTCCCCTCCGTCTACGGCCGGTTCGATCTGCGCTACGACGGCACCGGCCCGGCCAAGATGCTGGAGTACAACGCCGACACCCCCACCTCCCTGGTCGAGGCCGCCAGCCCGCAGTGGTTCTGGATGGAGGACCGCTTCCCCGGCGCCGACCAGTGGAACTCCCTCCATGAACGCCTCGTCGACGCCTGGAAGCGCCAGGTGCCGCTGCTTCCGCCCGGGCCGCTGCACTTCGTCCACTCCGACGGCGACGAGCTGGGCGAGGACCTGATGACGGTCGCGTATCTGCGCGAGACCGCCGAGCAGGCCGGCCTCGTCACCGAGGCACTGTCCGTCGAACGGATTGGCTGGGACCGGCTGTCCGGTCGCTTCGTGGACGACCGGCTGCGCTTCATCCGCAGCTGCTTCAAGCTCTATCCGTGGGAGTGGCTGGCCACCGACCGCTTCGGACCGTACGTCCTCGACACCCTGGACAACGGCGGCGGCACCGGCACCACCTGCTGGATCGAGCCCGCGTGGAAGATGCTGCTCTCCAACAAGGCGCTGCTGGCGATCCTCTGGGAGCTCAATCCGGGCCACCCGAATCTGCTGCCCGCCTATCTCGACGGGCCACGTGAACTCGCCGCGGAGCGCGGTTACGTGGCCAAGCCGCTGCTCGGCCGCGAGGGCGCCGGAGTCACCATCCACGAGCCGGGTGCCGAGCCCCTACTGCGCGATGAGCCGTGCTGTTACCAGGAGTTGGCCCCGCTGCCCGATTTCGACGGCAACCGTGTGGTGCTCGGCGCATGGGTCGTCGGGGACGAGGCGGCGGGGCTCGGCATCCGGGAATCGGCGGGGCTGGTCACGGACGAGTACGCCCGCTTCCTGCCCCACGTCATCCTCTAG
- the rocD gene encoding ornithine--oxo-acid transaminase — translation MSTTESAIASAEAHSAHNYHPLPVVVATAEGAWMTDVEGRRYLDMLAGYSALNFGHGNRRLIDAAKAQLERVTLTSRAFHHDRFADFCTQLAELCGMEMVLPMNTGAEAVETAVKTARKWGYRVKGVPDNMAKIVVAANNFHGRTTTVISFSTDPEARADFGPYTPGFEIVPYGDLTAMSAALTENTVALLLEPIQGEAGVLVPPAGYLSRVRELTRERNILFIADEIQSGLGRTGRTFACEHENVVPDMYVLGKALGGGVVPVSAVVSSAEVLGVYRPGEHGSTFGGNPLACAVALEVIAMLRTGEFQQRATELGDHLHHELGLLTGGGAVEAVRGRGLWAGVDIVPSHGTGREISEKMMDRGVLVKDTHGSTIRIAPPLVISKEDLDWGLDQLRAVLEG, via the coding sequence GTGTCCACAACGGAGAGTGCCATTGCCTCGGCGGAGGCTCACAGCGCGCACAACTACCACCCTCTGCCCGTCGTCGTCGCCACGGCGGAGGGCGCCTGGATGACCGATGTCGAGGGGCGCCGCTACCTCGACATGCTCGCCGGGTACTCGGCGCTCAACTTCGGTCACGGAAACCGTCGTCTCATCGACGCCGCCAAGGCACAGCTGGAGAGAGTCACGCTCACCTCCCGTGCCTTCCATCACGACCGGTTCGCCGACTTCTGTACACAGCTCGCCGAGTTGTGCGGCATGGAGATGGTGCTGCCGATGAACACCGGGGCGGAGGCGGTGGAGACCGCCGTGAAGACCGCCCGGAAATGGGGCTACCGGGTCAAGGGCGTCCCGGACAACATGGCGAAGATCGTCGTCGCGGCCAACAACTTCCACGGCCGTACGACGACGGTGATCAGCTTCTCGACGGATCCGGAGGCACGAGCGGACTTCGGTCCCTACACCCCGGGCTTCGAGATCGTTCCGTACGGGGACCTGACCGCGATGAGCGCGGCGCTGACCGAGAACACCGTGGCCCTGCTGCTGGAGCCGATCCAGGGCGAGGCCGGGGTGCTGGTGCCGCCGGCCGGGTACCTCTCGAGGGTGCGGGAGCTGACCCGCGAGCGGAACATCCTCTTCATCGCGGACGAGATCCAGTCGGGCCTCGGGCGAACCGGCCGGACCTTCGCCTGCGAGCACGAGAACGTCGTGCCGGACATGTATGTGCTGGGCAAGGCGCTGGGCGGCGGCGTCGTTCCGGTGTCGGCGGTCGTCTCCTCCGCCGAGGTGCTCGGCGTCTACAGGCCCGGGGAGCACGGCTCGACCTTCGGCGGCAATCCGCTGGCCTGCGCGGTGGCTCTGGAGGTGATCGCGATGCTGCGCACCGGCGAGTTCCAGCAGCGCGCCACCGAGCTGGGCGACCATCTCCACCACGAGCTGGGCCTGTTGACGGGCGGCGGCGCGGTGGAGGCGGTGCGCGGCCGCGGGCTGTGGGCCGGCGTCGACATCGTGCCGAGCCACGGCACCGGCCGGGAGATCTCCGAGAAGATGATGGACCGCGGGGTCCTGGTCAAGGACACCCACGGCTCGACGATCCGGATCGCCCCGCCGCTGGTGATCAGCAAGGAGGATCTGGACTGGGGCCTGGACCAGCTCAGAGCCGTACTGGAGGGCTGA
- the glyA gene encoding serine hydroxymethyltransferase, giving the protein MTLPLPHPALAATDPELAGLVAAEEQLQAETLRLIPSENYVSRAVLEASGTVLQNKYSEGYPGRRYYEGQQNIDQVERLAIARAKALFGVEHANVQPYSGSPANLAVYLAFADPGDTVMGMALPMGGHLTHGWGVSATGTWFRGVQYGVRHDTGLIDFDEVRELALKERPKLIFCGGTALPRTIDFAAFAEIARESGAVLVADVAHIAGLIAGGAHPSPVPHADVISTTTHKTLRGPRGAMLMSREEHAKAIDKAVFPGLQGGPHNQTTAAIAVALHEAAQPSFRTYAQSVVANAKALAEELLARGFDLVSGGTDNHLILMDLTPKDVPGKVAAKALDRAGIVVNYNTVPYDPRKPFDPSGVRIGTPSLTSRGLGTQHMAAVADWIDRGVTAAGTGDEDALGDIRSEVAELMAAFPAPGLSA; this is encoded by the coding sequence ATGACGCTTCCCCTGCCGCACCCCGCACTCGCCGCCACCGACCCGGAACTGGCGGGCCTCGTCGCCGCCGAGGAACAGCTCCAGGCAGAGACGCTCCGGCTGATCCCCAGCGAGAACTATGTCTCCCGGGCCGTACTGGAAGCCTCCGGCACGGTCCTGCAGAACAAATACAGCGAGGGCTACCCCGGCCGCCGCTACTACGAGGGCCAGCAGAACATCGACCAGGTCGAGCGGCTCGCCATTGCCCGCGCCAAGGCCCTCTTCGGCGTTGAGCACGCCAATGTCCAGCCCTACTCCGGCTCTCCTGCCAACCTCGCCGTCTATCTCGCCTTCGCCGATCCCGGCGACACCGTGATGGGCATGGCCCTGCCGATGGGCGGCCATCTCACCCACGGCTGGGGCGTCTCCGCCACCGGCACTTGGTTCCGCGGCGTCCAGTACGGCGTACGCCATGACACGGGCCTCATCGACTTCGACGAGGTGCGCGAACTCGCCCTCAAGGAGCGCCCGAAGCTCATCTTCTGCGGTGGCACCGCGCTGCCCCGCACCATCGACTTCGCCGCCTTCGCGGAGATCGCCCGCGAGTCCGGCGCCGTCCTGGTCGCCGATGTCGCGCATATCGCGGGCCTGATCGCGGGCGGCGCCCATCCCTCCCCCGTGCCGCACGCCGACGTGATCTCCACAACCACCCACAAGACCCTGCGCGGGCCCCGCGGCGCGATGCTGATGTCCCGCGAGGAGCACGCCAAGGCGATCGACAAGGCGGTCTTCCCCGGACTCCAGGGCGGCCCGCACAACCAGACCACCGCGGCCATCGCGGTCGCCCTGCACGAGGCTGCCCAGCCCTCCTTCCGTACCTATGCGCAGTCGGTCGTCGCCAACGCCAAGGCGCTTGCCGAGGAGCTGCTCGCCCGCGGCTTCGACCTGGTCTCCGGCGGTACCGACAACCACCTGATCCTGATGGACCTCACCCCCAAGGACGTGCCCGGCAAGGTGGCGGCGAAGGCCCTCGACCGGGCCGGGATCGTCGTCAACTACAACACCGTCCCGTACGACCCGAGGAAGCCCTTCGACCCCTCCGGCGTACGCATCGGCACCCCCTCCCTCACCTCCCGCGGCCTCGGTACGCAGCACATGGCCGCCGTCGCCGACTGGATCGACCGTGGTGTCACCGCGGCCGGCACGGGCGACGAGGACGCGCTGGGCGACATCCGGTCCGAGGTCGCCGAGCTGATGGCCGCGTTCCCGGCGCCCGGACTGTCCGCCTAG
- a CDS encoding RNA polymerase sigma factor produces the protein MKGVTKREGTLEGGRAVEEGGGIVVDEAAVISRVRAGEPEAYAELVRAHTNVALRAAVAFGAGADAEDVVQSAFLKAYQSLGRFRDGAAFRPWLLRIVVNETRNTVRSAVRLRALAGREALLLGSEPLIPESADPAVAAVARERSALLRAALDRLSEQQRQVVTYRYLLEMDEAETAEALGWPRGTVKSRLNRALRKLERLLPGLLPTKGGEEHE, from the coding sequence ATGAAAGGTGTGACCAAGCGCGAGGGGACGCTGGAGGGGGGCCGCGCCGTCGAAGAGGGGGGCGGCATCGTCGTTGACGAGGCCGCGGTGATCTCACGGGTGCGCGCCGGAGAGCCGGAGGCGTACGCGGAGCTGGTGCGCGCCCATACGAATGTCGCGCTGAGGGCGGCTGTGGCCTTCGGGGCGGGTGCGGATGCGGAGGATGTGGTGCAGAGCGCCTTCCTCAAGGCGTACCAGTCGCTGGGGCGGTTCCGGGACGGCGCGGCCTTCCGTCCCTGGCTGCTGCGGATCGTGGTCAATGAGACGAGGAACACAGTGCGCTCCGCCGTGCGGCTGCGGGCGCTCGCCGGGCGGGAGGCGCTGCTGCTCGGCTCAGAGCCGCTGATACCGGAATCCGCGGATCCGGCGGTGGCAGCCGTGGCGCGGGAGCGGAGCGCGCTGCTGCGGGCGGCGCTGGACAGGCTGAGTGAGCAGCAGCGGCAGGTCGTCACCTACCGGTATCTGCTGGAGATGGACGAAGCGGAGACTGCCGAGGCGCTGGGCTGGCCGCGGGGCACGGTGAAGTCGAGGCTGAACCGCGCGCTGCGCAAGCTGGAGCGGCTCCTTCCGGGGCTTCTGCCGACGAAGGGAGGTGAGGAGCATGAGTGA